The Saccharomonospora cyanea NA-134 genome includes a region encoding these proteins:
- a CDS encoding helix-turn-helix domain-containing protein: protein MSIEAINWALNTAPIPTHRRDASSLAIVLVGLANHADPDGRNAFPSLNRLMRYTRLSERSVRYALRALEELGLIRRSADQEIVAAYRKRADRRPNNYDLVIRQPVDNPPGEGQNLPPGDQHEGQTQQARGAKSRTTRGRDCPRTVLNRDKNRPAGKRAAPGTVGPVCGQCDGRDSDPVSARVVWLDVDRTRSVRCPRCHPAKSVDTDDPTSSEDFTSGGEKTADPRHESPVGKPQGGRR, encoded by the coding sequence GTGAGCATCGAAGCCATCAACTGGGCACTCAACACCGCTCCGATCCCCACCCACCGCCGAGACGCATCCAGCCTGGCGATAGTCCTGGTCGGGCTCGCCAACCACGCGGACCCGGACGGCCGCAACGCCTTCCCCTCACTGAACCGGCTGATGCGCTACACCCGGCTCTCCGAGCGCTCGGTGCGCTACGCCCTGCGCGCGCTGGAAGAACTCGGCCTCATCCGGCGCTCAGCCGACCAGGAGATCGTCGCCGCATACCGCAAGCGGGCGGACCGGCGTCCGAACAACTACGACCTGGTCATTCGGCAACCTGTGGACAACCCTCCCGGCGAGGGGCAGAACTTGCCCCCTGGTGACCAGCACGAGGGGCAAACACAGCAGGCACGAGGGGCAAAGAGCCGCACGACGAGGGGCAGAGATTGCCCCCGAACCGTCCTTAACCGTGACAAGAACCGTCCTGCGGGCAAGCGCGCCGCGCCGGGCACCGTCGGCCCCGTCTGCGGGCAGTGCGACGGCCGCGACTCCGACCCGGTGAGCGCCCGTGTCGTCTGGCTGGATGTTGACCGAACCAGGTCGGTCCGCTGTCCTCGATGCCATCCGGCCAAGAGCGTCGACACGGACGACCCCACCAGTAGCGAGGATTTCACCAGCGGAGGCGAGAAGACCGCTGATCCACGACACGAGTCGCCGGTAGGCAAGCCACAGGGAGGCCGCCGGTGA
- a CDS encoding NUDIX hydrolase, protein MIDASVLDELTAQAENDGVRQLVVGAVVQMDGKVLLLKRPADDFMGGIYELPSGKVEGEETLDAALVREVGEETGLTVTGIVAYLGSFDYTSGGGKKSRQFNFAAHVKKSEPVRLTEHDSHLWASLDEQPPVTDAVKEIVQTYRGLHQV, encoded by the coding sequence ATGATCGATGCTTCCGTGCTCGACGAACTCACCGCTCAAGCCGAGAACGACGGGGTGCGGCAACTCGTCGTCGGGGCTGTCGTGCAGATGGACGGCAAGGTGCTGTTGCTCAAGCGTCCGGCGGACGACTTCATGGGTGGTATCTACGAGTTGCCGAGCGGCAAGGTCGAAGGGGAGGAGACGCTCGACGCCGCGCTGGTCCGGGAGGTCGGCGAGGAGACCGGTCTGACGGTGACTGGCATCGTCGCCTACCTGGGCAGTTTCGACTACACCTCGGGCGGCGGGAAGAAGAGCCGCCAGTTCAACTTCGCCGCCCACGTGAAGAAGTCCGAGCCGGTTCGCCTGACCGAACACGACTCACACCTGTGGGCCTCGCTCGACGAACAGCCCCCGGTGACGGACGCGGTCAAAGAGATCGTCCAGACCTACCGGGGGCTGCACCAGGTGTGA
- a CDS encoding MarR family winged helix-turn-helix transcriptional regulator yields the protein MSTQGQATELWLLWKRAYETTRAAIIADMTTASGLSESELSVLVCLHESGGVLRQNAIATALGWDRTRLSHLLTRMEKRDYVARGKVANGVEVTLRPAGRRTIDASVPALEASTRRHLLDRLDPDDATVLKEIVERLLSGDSR from the coding sequence ATGTCAACACAGGGTCAGGCGACCGAACTGTGGCTGTTGTGGAAGCGCGCGTACGAGACGACTCGCGCCGCGATCATCGCCGACATGACTACGGCATCCGGCCTCTCGGAATCAGAGCTGAGTGTCTTGGTGTGCCTGCACGAATCCGGCGGTGTTCTGCGTCAGAACGCCATCGCCACAGCCCTGGGCTGGGACCGGACGAGGCTCTCGCACCTACTGACCAGGATGGAGAAACGCGACTACGTCGCGCGCGGCAAGGTCGCGAACGGTGTCGAGGTCACTCTGCGACCAGCGGGCCGACGCACGATCGACGCGTCGGTGCCAGCCCTGGAGGCCTCGACCCGTCGTCACCTGCTGGACCGGCTCGACCCTGACGACGCGACAGTGCTCAAGGAGATCGTCGAGCGATTGCTGTCCGGTGACAGTCGCTGA
- a CDS encoding VOC family protein — protein sequence MACRIGELVLDCRDPEVLARFWCEVLDFVELGREEGEGGYAIEIGPREGLGGPQPTIILRAGDVPEQRKSLLHIDVNPTDRDQDAELERLLKLGARPADIGQTGEEQWHVLADPEGNAFCLLKARLNPL from the coding sequence ATGGCATGTCGTATCGGTGAGCTCGTGCTCGATTGCCGTGACCCCGAGGTGCTGGCGCGGTTCTGGTGCGAGGTCCTGGACTTCGTGGAGCTCGGTCGCGAAGAGGGCGAAGGGGGTTACGCCATCGAGATCGGGCCGCGCGAAGGGCTCGGCGGACCGCAGCCGACGATCATCCTCAGAGCCGGGGACGTGCCGGAGCAGAGGAAGTCCCTGCTGCACATCGACGTCAACCCCACCGACCGCGACCAGGACGCCGAACTCGAACGCCTCCTGAAGCTCGGGGCACGGCCGGCCGACATCGGCCAGACCGGTGAGGAGCAGTGGCACGTCCTCGCCGACCCCGAGGGCAACGCGTTCTGCCTGCTCAAGGCTCGTCTCAACCCGCTCTAG
- a CDS encoding NUDIX domain-containing protein: MDGKVLLLKRPADDFMGGIYELPSGKVEGEETLDAALVREVGEETGLTVTGIVAYLGISTTPRAAGRRAASSTSPPT, translated from the coding sequence ATGGACGGCAAGGTGCTGTTGCTCAAGCGTCCGGCGGACGACTTCATGGGTGGTATCTACGAGTTGCCGAGCGGCAAGGTCGAAGGGGAGGAGACGCTCGACGCCGCGCTGGTCCGGGAGGTCGGCGAGGAGACCGGTCTGACGGTGACTGGCATCGTCGCCTACCTGGGCATTTCGACTACACCTCGGGCAGCGGGAAGAAGAGCCGCCAGTTCAACTTCGCCGCCCACGTGA
- a CDS encoding alpha/beta fold hydrolase yields MTTTARPPKGRIRPTTRTAALVLTILLTIGTAACSTPTADDIPPHAVATQNDPAFRGTFRHEFAEVDGVRMHYVTGGSGTPVVLIHGWPQTWYGWWPIMPALAEHHTVYAVDLPGLGDSTGRPTGYDKATLARYVHTLIADRLGVRDAAVVGHDLGAAVAFQYASQFPDDTARLAYFDLPLPGPGIDAATYRTLSWHIAFHSQRQVPEAVVSDDVRDYLALFYPQVSFDGTAFGGTSDRSPFTDTEIDEYARTYSRPAALSGGFELYRALDKDVRDTVAAAPVQAPTLLLTAQGQLDAVQATVTPRMTNIVRAVDVPHAGHWLVEENPEFVTTELMRFLEG; encoded by the coding sequence ATGACCACCACAGCCCGGCCGCCGAAAGGCCGCATCCGCCCGACCACGCGCACAGCGGCCCTCGTGCTCACCATCCTGCTCACGATCGGCACCGCGGCCTGCTCCACACCGACCGCCGACGACATCCCTCCCCACGCCGTCGCCACCCAGAACGACCCGGCTTTCCGGGGCACCTTCCGGCACGAGTTCGCCGAGGTCGACGGCGTTCGCATGCACTACGTCACCGGCGGCAGCGGCACACCGGTAGTGCTGATACACGGCTGGCCACAGACCTGGTACGGCTGGTGGCCGATCATGCCCGCACTCGCCGAACACCACACCGTCTACGCGGTCGACCTCCCCGGACTGGGCGACAGCACCGGCCGACCGACCGGCTACGACAAAGCCACCCTGGCCCGGTACGTGCACACCCTGATCGCAGACCGGCTAGGCGTCCGGGACGCCGCCGTCGTCGGGCACGACTTGGGCGCCGCGGTGGCGTTCCAGTACGCCAGCCAGTTCCCCGACGACACCGCCCGCCTCGCCTACTTCGACCTGCCGCTACCGGGGCCTGGGATCGACGCGGCCACCTACCGCACTCTGAGCTGGCACATCGCCTTCCACTCCCAGCGGCAGGTCCCCGAGGCGGTCGTGAGCGACGACGTCCGCGACTACCTGGCACTGTTCTATCCCCAGGTCTCGTTCGACGGAACGGCGTTCGGCGGCACCTCGGACCGATCCCCTTTCACCGACACCGAGATCGACGAGTACGCACGGACCTACAGCAGGCCTGCGGCCCTGTCGGGTGGCTTCGAGCTCTACCGCGCCCTCGACAAGGACGTCCGCGACACCGTGGCAGCGGCACCGGTCCAGGCCCCGACCCTGCTCCTGACCGCCCAGGGGCAACTCGACGCGGTCCAGGCCACAGTGACCCCGCGAATGACCAACATCGTGCGAGCGGTGGACGTACCACACGCGGGACACTGGCTCGTCGAGGAGAACCCCGAGTTCGTCACCACAGAGCTGATGCGCTTCCTCGAAGGCTGA
- a CDS encoding SAM-dependent methyltransferase → MNAAAAVTFWDGVHASRPATTVPQPNARLTETVTGLSPGDALDLGCGDGGDALWLAGQGWHVTAVDISAVAVERLAAFAGSHGLDDRVTAVRHDLSETFPRGEFDLVCAHYLHTPSDLDRAAVLRSAAHALRAGGRLLVVDHGSTAPWSWNQDPGVRYPSPQEVAEGIDLDPATWTVERADTPRRIATGPGGRTAEVTDHVLLVRRTT, encoded by the coding sequence ATGAACGCCGCCGCTGCGGTCACGTTCTGGGACGGCGTCCACGCGTCTCGACCGGCGACCACCGTCCCGCAGCCGAACGCCCGACTCACCGAGACCGTCACCGGCCTGTCGCCTGGCGACGCGTTGGACCTCGGATGCGGCGACGGCGGCGACGCACTGTGGCTCGCCGGTCAGGGGTGGCACGTCACCGCCGTCGACATCTCGGCCGTGGCAGTCGAACGGCTCGCCGCCTTCGCCGGCTCTCACGGCCTCGACGACCGGGTCACCGCCGTGCGGCACGACCTGAGTGAGACCTTCCCGCGCGGCGAGTTCGACCTGGTCTGCGCCCACTACCTGCACACCCCCTCCGACCTGGACCGGGCGGCCGTCCTGCGCTCGGCCGCGCACGCGTTGCGCGCGGGCGGGCGGCTGCTGGTCGTCGACCACGGCTCGACCGCGCCGTGGTCGTGGAACCAGGACCCCGGCGTCCGGTACCCGAGCCCGCAGGAGGTCGCCGAGGGCATCGACCTGGACCCGGCGACGTGGACGGTCGAGCGGGCAGACACGCCCCGCAGGATCGCGACGGGACCAGGTGGGCGCACCGCCGAGGTCACCGACCACGTCCTGCTCGTCCGCCGCACCACCTGA
- a CDS encoding helix-turn-helix domain-containing protein → MDRDTNEVLDAVGPRLRALRRHRGITLADLATTTGVSESTLSRLENGQRRATLELLLPLARTYDVPLDDLVGAPRTGDPRVHLTPIRRFGMTFVPLSRRPGGVHAFKMIIPAWSEPLEPTPQTHDGFEWLYVLNGHLRLVLGERDLTLPPGEAAEFDTSSPHWLGSADGGVVELLILFDPQGMRTHIHADPHRSSPGGSER, encoded by the coding sequence ATGGACCGCGACACGAACGAAGTGCTCGACGCGGTAGGGCCGCGACTCCGCGCGTTGCGCCGTCACCGCGGTATCACCCTCGCCGACCTCGCGACGACGACCGGCGTTTCGGAGAGCACCCTGTCCCGACTGGAGAACGGGCAGCGCCGGGCAACCCTGGAGTTGCTGCTCCCGCTCGCCCGCACCTACGACGTTCCACTGGACGACCTCGTCGGCGCCCCGCGCACCGGCGACCCCCGCGTCCACCTCACGCCCATTCGCCGGTTCGGGATGACCTTCGTGCCCCTGTCCCGGCGACCCGGCGGGGTGCACGCGTTCAAAATGATCATCCCGGCGTGGTCCGAACCGCTCGAACCGACCCCGCAGACCCACGACGGCTTCGAATGGCTGTACGTGCTCAACGGACACCTGCGGCTGGTGCTCGGCGAGCGTGACCTGACATTGCCACCCGGGGAGGCAGCCGAATTCGACACGTCCTCGCCGCACTGGCTGGGAAGCGCCGACGGCGGGGTGGTCGAGCTACTCATCCTGTTCGACCCGCAAGGGATGCGTACCCACATCCACGCCGACCCGCATCGGTCCTCTCCCGGCGGGAGCGAGCGATGA
- a CDS encoding EamA family transporter: MAVPPHLLVLGAAVSVQTGQAWGKLLFTEAGPLGVVALRLASAALILLALHRPALPRGRDLAFVCALGAAIAGMNLVYPALRWLPVGVASTIQLLGPLAVAVCTSRRAADLVFAGVAVLGVLLVRDSSAGALPWQGLVLAVASAASMAAYLLLSRRVGRDTAGLGGLAWAVTVAAVLGVPAGLVHSGDAVLAPDLLAVGVALGLTSAVIPYSLEMAALRRLAPRIVAVLQCGEPVVAALAGLVLLDELLTPTQLVGVGCVIIAATAVTLRSREQDVPPEGETVPRQEGGRPRHSR; the protein is encoded by the coding sequence GTGGCTGTTCCCCCACACCTTCTCGTCCTCGGCGCCGCGGTGTCGGTGCAGACCGGCCAGGCGTGGGGCAAGCTCCTGTTCACCGAGGCAGGACCGCTCGGCGTCGTGGCGTTGCGACTCGCCTCGGCCGCGTTGATCCTGCTGGCCCTGCACCGTCCCGCTCTGCCGAGGGGCCGGGACCTCGCGTTCGTCTGCGCGCTGGGCGCCGCGATCGCGGGCATGAACCTGGTCTATCCCGCCCTGCGGTGGCTGCCGGTCGGTGTGGCGAGCACGATCCAACTGCTGGGCCCCTTGGCCGTCGCCGTCTGCACGTCCCGCCGAGCCGCCGACCTGGTGTTCGCAGGTGTGGCGGTACTCGGTGTGCTGCTCGTGCGCGACTCGTCGGCGGGCGCGCTGCCGTGGCAGGGTCTGGTACTCGCCGTGGCCTCGGCCGCCTCGATGGCCGCGTACCTGTTGCTGTCGCGGCGGGTGGGGCGGGACACGGCCGGTCTGGGAGGGCTGGCGTGGGCGGTGACCGTGGCCGCGGTCCTCGGGGTACCAGCGGGTCTGGTCCACAGTGGTGATGCCGTGCTGGCACCCGACCTCCTCGCGGTGGGTGTCGCGCTCGGCCTGACGTCGGCGGTGATCCCGTACTCGCTGGAGATGGCGGCGCTGCGCCGCCTCGCACCGCGCATCGTGGCCGTGTTGCAGTGCGGCGAGCCGGTGGTCGCCGCACTCGCCGGACTCGTGCTGCTGGACGAACTGCTCACCCCAACCCAGCTCGTCGGCGTCGGGTGTGTGATCATCGCCGCCACCGCCGTGACGCTCCGCTCGCGCGAGCAGGACGTCCCACCTGAGGGGGAGACCGTTCCCCGCCAGGAGGGAGGACGACCACGACACAGCCGGTGA
- a CDS encoding LysR family transcriptional regulator, whose protein sequence is MIDLRRVQVLRVLADRGTVTATAEALHLTPSAVSQQIRLLADDLGVELLERTGRNVRLTVAAHALLRHADALHEQWERARAELAVGSRVTGTLRLCGVSSAVAALMAPAVARLRRDFPELDVHVAEEESEDCFTLLLAGQADIAVVLPTAGTPPVDDARFDQHVLHEDPQDLLVWRGHPFAEGGGGGGGGDVDGVRLSDAAAENWIVKPRHNDTYDLLLAACSAAGFTPRVTHHVKEWFAVSALVAEGFGVCLLPRLVPVPGEHPVVRVPVRGNPRPVRKFLCCVRRGSGSHPALAEGVRALRAAVGRLPG, encoded by the coding sequence ATGATTGACCTGAGGCGGGTGCAGGTGCTGCGTGTACTGGCCGATCGCGGCACCGTGACGGCCACCGCGGAGGCGCTGCACCTCACGCCGTCGGCCGTGTCGCAGCAGATCCGGCTGCTCGCCGACGACCTCGGGGTCGAGCTACTCGAACGGACGGGCCGGAACGTGCGGCTCACCGTGGCCGCGCACGCGCTGCTCCGCCACGCCGACGCCCTGCACGAGCAGTGGGAGCGGGCTCGCGCCGAACTCGCGGTCGGCAGCCGGGTGACCGGAACCCTGCGCTTGTGCGGGGTGTCCTCGGCCGTCGCCGCCCTGATGGCCCCGGCCGTGGCGCGGCTGCGCCGCGACTTTCCCGAACTCGACGTGCACGTCGCGGAGGAGGAGAGCGAGGACTGCTTCACGCTGCTACTGGCGGGGCAGGCCGACATCGCCGTGGTGCTGCCCACCGCGGGCACCCCACCGGTGGACGACGCGCGGTTCGACCAGCACGTGCTGCACGAGGACCCGCAGGATCTGCTCGTGTGGCGCGGGCACCCGTTCGCCGAGGGCGGTGGCGGTGGTGGCGGCGGTGACGTTGACGGGGTCCGCCTGTCCGACGCCGCCGCCGAGAACTGGATCGTCAAACCTCGGCACAACGACACCTACGACCTGCTGCTGGCCGCGTGCTCGGCGGCGGGGTTCACGCCCCGCGTCACGCACCACGTGAAGGAGTGGTTCGCCGTGTCGGCGCTCGTGGCCGAGGGCTTCGGGGTGTGCCTGTTGCCGAGGTTGGTTCCGGTGCCGGGCGAACACCCTGTGGTGCGCGTGCCGGTGCGCGGGAACCCCCGGCCGGTGCGGAAGTTCCTCTGCTGCGTGCGCCGGGGTAGCGGGTCGCATCCCGCCCTCGCCGAGGGAGTGCGGGCGCTGCGTGCCGCGGTGGGCCGGCTGCCGGGTTGA
- the asnB gene encoding asparagine synthase (glutamine-hydrolyzing), producing MRTISGIVAAHGPFDPLEGMRMLDRLAHRGPDGQGSRALDHAWLGHRRLAVVDLEGGAQPLHDPAGRYWLVGDGEIYNHERLRTELEGRGHVFRTRADQESALHLIEADGPAALSRLWGMFAFAGAEVDGRFFAARDTMGIAPLYWARHDGTAIFASELKAFDPHRRPDVEPFPPGHVWTPEDGLTPFRVLTDTTPTAAPGDSGADPPEEVLAAVRDTLIRAVERFLAADVGVGALLSGGLDSSIVTAIAARHAHRTGRRFPTFSVGLAGSADLVAAREVADALGTDHHERVYTDDELIDWVPEVIRVIESFDPSLVHSSVPNLLVSKLAARTVKVVLIGEGADELFAGYGYYSEIDSDTELHEELLSTLQGLHIGGLQRVDRVAGATGLEPRTPFLDLDVVELALSLPARWKLSGDRAEKWLLRKAFEGWLPEHLLWRPKQQFGQGTGARDVLGEYYASTVSADEFEAERGELDPPLRSREELAYYRLFQRELTGVDPKHLIGRFAGW from the coding sequence GTGAGAACCATCTCCGGCATCGTCGCCGCACACGGCCCCTTCGACCCGCTCGAAGGCATGCGCATGCTCGACCGGCTCGCCCATCGCGGCCCCGACGGGCAGGGCAGCCGCGCACTCGACCATGCCTGGCTCGGTCACCGCAGGCTCGCCGTCGTGGACCTGGAAGGCGGTGCGCAGCCACTCCACGACCCGGCGGGCAGGTACTGGCTCGTCGGGGACGGGGAGATCTACAACCACGAGCGGCTGCGCACCGAACTCGAAGGCCGCGGCCACGTCTTCCGCACCCGCGCCGACCAGGAGAGCGCCCTGCACCTCATCGAGGCGGACGGGCCCGCGGCGCTGTCCCGGCTGTGGGGCATGTTCGCGTTCGCCGGTGCCGAGGTCGACGGGCGCTTCTTCGCCGCCCGCGACACGATGGGCATCGCGCCGCTGTACTGGGCCAGGCACGACGGCACGGCGATCTTCGCCAGCGAACTCAAGGCCTTCGACCCGCACCGCCGTCCCGACGTCGAGCCGTTCCCGCCCGGCCACGTCTGGACCCCCGAGGACGGGTTGACACCGTTTCGGGTGCTCACCGACACCACCCCTACCGCCGCGCCCGGCGACTCCGGTGCCGACCCACCGGAGGAGGTGCTCGCCGCCGTCCGCGACACGTTGATCAGGGCGGTGGAGCGGTTCCTCGCCGCCGACGTGGGCGTCGGCGCCCTGCTCTCCGGTGGGCTCGACTCCAGCATCGTCACCGCCATCGCCGCGAGGCACGCCCACCGCACGGGGCGGCGCTTTCCCACGTTCTCCGTGGGCCTTGCGGGCAGCGCCGACCTCGTGGCCGCCCGCGAGGTCGCCGACGCCCTGGGCACCGACCACCACGAGCGCGTCTACACCGACGACGAACTCATCGACTGGGTGCCCGAAGTGATCAGAGTGATCGAGTCGTTCGACCCCTCGCTCGTCCACAGCTCCGTGCCCAACCTGCTGGTGTCGAAGCTCGCGGCCCGCACGGTGAAGGTCGTCCTCATCGGTGAGGGCGCCGACGAACTCTTCGCGGGCTACGGCTACTACAGCGAGATCGACAGCGACACCGAGCTGCACGAGGAACTGCTCTCCACCCTCCAGGGCCTCCACATCGGTGGCCTGCAACGGGTCGACCGTGTCGCGGGCGCCACGGGCCTCGAACCGAGGACCCCGTTCCTCGACCTCGACGTGGTCGAACTCGCTCTGAGCCTGCCCGCCCGCTGGAAGCTCAGCGGTGACCGCGCCGAGAAGTGGTTGCTGCGCAAGGCGTTCGAGGGCTGGTTGCCCGAGCACCTGCTGTGGCGGCCGAAACAGCAGTTCGGTCAGGGCACCGGCGCGAGAGACGTCCTCGGCGAGTACTACGCGTCCACTGTGTCCGCCGACGAGTTCGAGGCGGAACGCGGCGAGCTCGATCCGCCGCTGCGCTCCCGCGAGGAACTCGCCTACTACCGCCTGTTCCAGCGCGAGCTCACGGGTGTCGACCCCAAGCACCTCATCGGCCGCTTCGCCGGCTGGTGA
- a CDS encoding TetR/AcrR family transcriptional regulator — protein MTQQVGTPRRRDALSNRAAILRAAAAAFSKRGRAVDVREIARCAGVGMGTLYRHFPSKDALIETLVAESYAHWVEAARRSARTRPNAWEALAAFIADALTYQRRDRALLENLAATTDSAGLSGCRKYLGPLVAELVAAAHAEGALRAGVGPDDVLGLLAALGRLVELDLPADTVSRCLDIALAGLRHGPALDA, from the coding sequence ATGACTCAGCAGGTCGGCACGCCACGGCGCCGCGACGCCCTCAGCAACCGCGCGGCGATCCTGCGAGCCGCCGCCGCCGCGTTCTCGAAACGCGGTCGGGCCGTCGACGTCAGGGAAATCGCCCGCTGCGCCGGTGTCGGCATGGGCACCCTGTACCGGCACTTCCCCTCCAAGGACGCGCTCATCGAGACCCTGGTCGCCGAGAGTTACGCGCACTGGGTGGAGGCGGCGCGGCGCTCGGCCCGCACCCGCCCGAACGCGTGGGAGGCGCTGGCCGCGTTCATCGCCGACGCCCTCACCTATCAGCGGCGTGACCGCGCGCTGCTGGAGAACCTCGCCGCCACCACCGACTCCGCCGGCCTTTCCGGGTGCCGGAAGTACCTGGGCCCCCTGGTGGCGGAGCTCGTCGCCGCCGCCCACGCCGAGGGGGCCCTCCGCGCGGGTGTCGGCCCCGACGACGTACTCGGCCTGCTCGCCGCGCTCGGCAGGCTGGTGGAACTCGACCTTCCGGCCGACACCGTGTCCCGCTGCCTCGACATCGCGCTCGCCGGGCTGCGGCACGGCCCCGCCCTGGACGCGTGA
- a CDS encoding LLM class flavin-dependent oxidoreductase, with product MTVNYSILDLATFGGEETPRQALEASVALARRAEETGYRRVWYAEHHNFPSIASSATSVVIAHVAAHTDSIRLGAGGVMLPNHSPLTIAEQFGTLETLHPGRIDLGLGRAPGTDQKTLRALRRDPTSADSFPQDVQELAGYLRGESLIPGVDAIPGKGTNVPLYILGSSLFGAQLAAALGLPYAFASHFAPDALRQAVAVYREQFQPSEQLAEPYVIAGVNVIAADDEESAQEQFLTMKRQRVSMLLGRGRTFTDEEADMVLASPQGAQLLNMVRYTAVGTPEKVKEFLDDFAAHADADELITAHQSPSVTQRLRSVELLAKVAGLKS from the coding sequence GTGACCGTCAACTACTCGATCCTCGACCTCGCCACGTTCGGCGGGGAAGAGACGCCGAGGCAGGCCCTCGAGGCGAGTGTGGCGCTGGCGCGCCGCGCCGAGGAGACCGGGTACCGCCGCGTCTGGTACGCCGAACACCACAACTTCCCCTCGATCGCGTCGTCGGCCACCAGCGTGGTGATCGCCCACGTCGCCGCGCACACGGACAGCATCCGGCTCGGTGCGGGCGGTGTCATGCTGCCCAACCACTCACCGCTCACGATCGCCGAGCAGTTCGGGACGCTGGAGACGTTGCACCCGGGCCGCATCGACCTCGGCCTCGGTCGCGCACCGGGCACCGACCAGAAGACCCTGCGCGCGCTGCGCCGCGACCCGACGTCGGCCGACTCGTTCCCGCAGGACGTGCAGGAGCTCGCGGGTTACCTGCGTGGCGAGTCGCTGATCCCCGGCGTCGACGCCATACCGGGCAAGGGCACGAACGTGCCGCTCTACATCCTCGGTTCCTCGCTGTTCGGGGCGCAGCTCGCCGCCGCGCTCGGGCTGCCCTACGCGTTCGCGTCGCACTTCGCGCCCGACGCCCTGCGGCAGGCCGTGGCGGTGTACCGGGAGCAGTTCCAGCCCTCCGAACAGCTCGCCGAGCCGTACGTCATCGCGGGCGTCAACGTGATCGCGGCCGACGACGAGGAGTCCGCGCAGGAGCAGTTCCTCACCATGAAGCGTCAGCGCGTGAGCATGCTGCTGGGCCGGGGCCGCACGTTCACCGACGAGGAGGCGGACATGGTGCTGGCCTCCCCGCAAGGTGCGCAGCTGCTCAACATGGTCAGGTACACGGCCGTTGGCACGCCGGAGAAGGTCAAGGAGTTCCTGGACGACTTCGCCGCGCACGCCGACGCCGACGAACTCATCACCGCACACCAGTCGCCCTCCGTGACCCAGCGGCTCCGGTCGGTGGAACTCCTGGCCAAGGTGGCGGGTCTGAAGTCGTGA